CGAGCGACGGGCGCGGCGCGCGTTATCAGCGCAGCGTGAAGGATTACGAGATCACGCAGCAGAACCACCGCGGCAACCTCTTCCTGAAACGGCAGTTCTGGCTCGCGCGCCAATACGTGCGCGCGCCGCTCATCGGCAAGCACGACCTGTTTCCAGCGGCGACAACCGTGTTCCTGCCGGATGCGCCGGCGCTGCCGGTGCCCGAAGTCCCGTTGAGCGCGCTGCCGCGCAGCAGCATCTCGACCGATGAGAGCGGGCGCCACGGCGTGCGTGCCGTCTGGCTGGGCGAGGCGGACCTGTCCCGGTTTTGCGCCCTGTTGCGGCCGGGGCGCAGGGACCGCATTATCGATCTCCCCGAAGCCGCGACCTGCGGCCGGCACAGCGCCCTGGTGCTGGAACTGCGCTGCGCGCAGTCCGTCGCGATTGAGTCCCGGTTCCGCGATTCGGACACGGGCCGCCGCCAGGACGGCAAGTGGCAGCGGGTGGAGCCGCGCGGCAACGCGGTGCGCACCATCGAGATTCCACTGCCCGAGTTCGCGCGGTTCCGCGGGACGTTGACCTTCAAACTGGCCGATGCTAACGCGTCACTGGACCTTGTCGGGTTGTACCTGCTCTCGGACACGCAGGATGAGGGGGACCGCATTCAGGTGCTGGCGCGGTCGGCGAATCGGGTCTCCGTCGCGCTGAACAACCTGCCCGGCCACCGTATTCTGACGTTTCTCGACGCCTGGTACCCGGGATGGAAAGCCCGGGTGGACGGAGAGGAGACGCCGATTCTGCGCGCGAATGACGCTTTCAAGGCGATTGTTGTGCCGCCGGGGTCGCATCGCGTCGACTTTGTCTATCATTCCTGGCGCGCATACGCGGGCATGGCGGTCACGGCGTTCGCGACCGCGGGGGGGCTGGTCATCGCCGCGCTGCTGGGGCGGGCGGCAGGGAAGTCTCGTGGGCGGCGCGCCCGCGATGTGGCAGCGGAAGGAGCAGCACAATGACGCAATTCATGGACATCATCCGGGACCGGCGCAGCATCCGGCGCTATCGCGACGAAGCGGTGGGGGAAACCCAACTGGCCGAACTTATGGAGGCTGCGCGGTGGGCGCAATCCTGGGCGAACACGCAATGCTGGGAGATCATCGTCGTCCGCGACCCGTCCGTGAAACGGGCGTTGCAGGAGTCCGTCCCGGAAGGCAACCCGGGCTGGCGCTGCATCGAGAGTGCGCCGCTGCTGCTGGTCGTGTGTGGCAAACGCCGTGTCTCGGGGTTCTACCACGGCAACGCTGTGACGCGTTTTGGCGATTGGTTGCTCTTTGACCTGGGAATCCTGACGCAGAACATCGCCTTGACGGCACACGCGCTCGGGCTGGGAACGCTGGTCTTGGGCCTCTTCGACCACGACAGCGCGCGGCAGACGCTCGGTGTGCCCGAAGAGTACGAGGTGGTTACGTTGATGCCGCTCGGCTATCCGGCGGGCGATGTAAAGGCGCCGCCCCGGCGCGAAGCGTCTGAATTCACGCACTACGAGCGGTTCTGAAAACCCGCGCACAACCAGGCTCAACTGTAATCGGCCGAGAACCGTATGGCGCGCTGCGTGCTGTCGCGGCCTTGCGCCTCTTCGATGAGAGGCTGGTCCCAGGACGAACCGCATGCCGGGCATTGGTTCGGCGCTGTCATAAAATACTTGTCGAGGCCACAGCCGCAAATAACCCGGCTGATCCGCCTCATCTGAATGATCTTCACGTCGCTCATCTTGGAATTAGTCCTCTTGCCGCTCAAACAACGAGTACCTGTTTCCCTATACCACGATGCGTGCTGCGAGTTACAGAAAATGCCGCGCGTTCACGCCGATTCGCGAATATCCGAGCCCGTGCCGAGCACAGCCACGCGGAATCCCGCCCGGACCCAGTCCTCGTGGTCCAGGAGGTTATGCGTATCGAACAAGAGCGCCGTGCGCATCTGCCGCAATACCTGACGCGGGTTCAGGTACTTGAATTCATCGTGCGCCGTCAAGACGAGCACCAGGTCGGCGTCGTGAAGGCATTCCTCGATGGAACTGAGTTCGTGCGGCCCCTTCTTCACGTGCGGGTCGTATATGGCGTAGCGCAGCCCCTCCGTCTTGAGCAGGTCCACCACGTGAATGGCCGGACTCTCGCGAATGTCGTCGACATTGCCCTTGTACGCCTGGCCGAGTACGGCGATCTTGGGATCTTGGAGACTGCCCAGGAGTCTGCGCGCGCCGCGCAGCACGTGCGTGGGCATGCTATCGTTACGCTGGCGGGCCAGGCGAATGAGGGCGGCGTCGTCCGGGAATTGCTCGATCAGAAACCAGGGGTCTACCGAGATGCAATGCCCGCCCACGCCGGGTCCGGCGTGGTGGACGGCGACGCGCGGGTGCCGGTTCGCCAGTTGCGCGCATTCCCAGAAGTCGATGCCCAGCCGTTCGCACAGCAGCGCTACCTCATTGGCCAGCGCAATGTTCACGTCGCGGTACGTATTCTCGAGGATCTTGACCATCTCCGCCGTGGTCGCGTCGGTGAGCAGCAGTTCGCCCTCTACGAAACCGGCGTACACCTCGCGCGCCTTTTCCGCGCTTGCACGGTCGAATCCCCCGATGACGCGGTCGTTGTGGATGAGTTCCTTGAGGATTTTCCCAGGCAGAACGCGCTCCGGGCAATGCGCGAGATGGATTTCCGGCCCCACGCGCAGGCCCGACTGCTCCAGGATCGGGCGCAGCAGGCCGCGGCAGGTGCCGGGCGGCGACGTAGACTCCAGGATTACGAGCGCGCCGGGCCGAAGCAAGGGCACGATCGATTCCGCCGCCCGCGTGACATAGGTCATGTCCGCTGTCTTGCGCGCCGTAAGCGGCGTGGGCACGGCGATGATATAGACATCGGCAATTTCCGGTTCGTGGGACGCCCGGAGGTTACCCGAGCCGATGGCCGCGCGCACCACCGTGTGCAGGCCCGGCTCTTCGATGTGGATATTGCCCGCGTTGACCGTGTCCACGACACGTTGCGACACGTCGACCCCGACAACCGCAAACCCGTTCGTCGCGAGCACGCTTGCCGTCGGAAGGCCGATATAACCCAGTCCCAGCACGCAGACTTTGCTCATGCCCTCTTCCTCTTCTTCTGTGCCGGGCCGGCCCGCTACGCCATGCGGGCCAAATGGTCCGCGATACGCGCGGCGGCCCGGCCGTCGCCATACGGGTTCACGGCCTGCGCCATGGCCGCATAGGCCGCCGGGTCGTCCAGCAGCCGCTGTGTCTCCCGTACGATGTCCTCATAGCGCGTGCCTACCAGGCGCGCCGTGCCCGCTTCGACGGCTTCCGGCCGCTCCGTAACCTCGCGCATGACCAGCACGGGCTTGCCCAGCGACGGCGCTTCTTCCTGAATGCCGCCCGAGTCCGTCATGACGATGGTGGCCTTCTTCATCAAATGTACGAAAGGCAGATACTCGAGCGGCTCGATGCAGTGTACCCGTTCCTGCCCCTCGAGCAGGTCGCGCACGGCGCCGCGCACATTCGGGTTCGGATGAACCGGATAGACCACTTCGAGTTCAGCGTTGTTCCGCGCCAGGTCGCGCATGGCGCGGCACATCTCGCGGAACGGCGCGCCGAAACTCTCCCGGCGGTGCGCGGTCACAAGCAACATGCGCCGCTGCTCGCCGAACGACCTGAGCAGCGGGTCGGCGAAGTCATAGGGCCGCGCCGCCACGTCGAGCAGGGCATCGATGACCGTGTTTCCGGTCACGAGCACGTTCGCCGCGGGAATGTGTTCCTGCAAGAGATTGGCCTGCGCGCGCATCGTCGGCGCGTAATGATAATCGCAGACGGCGTCCGTGAAGCGCCGGTACGTTTCCTCCGGGAAGGGGCGGTATTTGTCATAGGTCCGCAACCCGGCCTCGACGTGGCCGATGGGCAGGCGGAAATAATAGGCCGCGAGCGCCGCCGCGAAGGACGTGCTCGTGTCTCCGTGGACCAGCACGACGTCGGGCCGCGCTTCTTCGATGGCGCGCCGCATGCCCTGCAACACCGCGCAGAAAATATCGAACACCGACTGACCGGGCCGCATCACGTTCAGGTCGTAATCGGCGGGCAAGTCGAAAACCCGGAGCACCTGGTCAAGCAGTTCGCGGTGCTGCGCCGTGAGGCAGACTTCGACCTGGAATTGGGGACGGCGGCGCAATACGTCTACGACCGGAGCCATCTTGATGGCTTCCGGCCGCGTGCCTATCACCGCGAGGACTTTCATCGCGGCGCCGCTCCGCTTTCTGAGTCGTGCATGAATGAACCCGCTTTCTCCGGGCGCGCGGATTATAACGGCGCGGCGGAAGGGATGCCAAGATCCCGCGGCCCGGCCCGGGTCAGCAGCCCGCTATCTCGCACAGTTCGGCGCGGTACTCCGGCAGCACGTCCGGCGCCGCGCCGCGCCGCACCAGCGCCGCGTACTCGGCTACCCACGCGCGCGCATGCTCCGCTCCCAGCGCGCGGGCCAGGGCGTCGAACAGCATGCCGGGCGTCTCGGGACACAGCCGGAACGTTTTACCGCCCCAATCCCAGGTGCTCGCGAATATGAGTTGCAGGTACTTGCCCGGCGTGGCCCGGACCATTGCGCGGCAAGCGATCAGTTTGACACGCTGCGGCCCGCGGTCCGGGCGCGTCACGACGAAATCCCCGGAGGCGATCTCCGGCGGTGCCATCGCGTTGCGCTCCTTCGCGCTGTAAGTGCGCGCCATGGTCTCGACGATGAGTCCCTTGATGAATTCCGTCTGCGCGCGAGACAGCGTGTGCGGTTTGAGCACATTCAGGAAGAACTGGAGGTCGCGCGTCACGCCCAGTTCATGATATGTGGCCAGCCATTCGGTCAAATACGCGTAGATTTTGCGGCCT
This portion of the Candidatus Hydrogenedentota bacterium genome encodes:
- a CDS encoding nitroreductase family protein, whose product is MTQFMDIIRDRRSIRRYRDEAVGETQLAELMEAARWAQSWANTQCWEIIVVRDPSVKRALQESVPEGNPGWRCIESAPLLLVVCGKRRVSGFYHGNAVTRFGDWLLFDLGILTQNIALTAHALGLGTLVLGLFDHDSARQTLGVPEEYEVVTLMPLGYPAGDVKAPPRREASEFTHYERF
- the wecB gene encoding UDP-N-acetylglucosamine 2-epimerase (non-hydrolyzing), with translation MKVLAVIGTRPEAIKMAPVVDVLRRRPQFQVEVCLTAQHRELLDQVLRVFDLPADYDLNVMRPGQSVFDIFCAVLQGMRRAIEEARPDVVLVHGDTSTSFAAALAAYYFRLPIGHVEAGLRTYDKYRPFPEETYRRFTDAVCDYHYAPTMRAQANLLQEHIPAANVLVTGNTVIDALLDVAARPYDFADPLLRSFGEQRRMLLVTAHRRESFGAPFREMCRAMRDLARNNAELEVVYPVHPNPNVRGAVRDLLEGQERVHCIEPLEYLPFVHLMKKATIVMTDSGGIQEEAPSLGKPVLVMREVTERPEAVEAGTARLVGTRYEDIVRETQRLLDDPAAYAAMAQAVNPYGDGRAAARIADHLARMA
- a CDS encoding nucleotide sugar dehydrogenase encodes the protein MSKVCVLGLGYIGLPTASVLATNGFAVVGVDVSQRVVDTVNAGNIHIEEPGLHTVVRAAIGSGNLRASHEPEIADVYIIAVPTPLTARKTADMTYVTRAAESIVPLLRPGALVILESTSPPGTCRGLLRPILEQSGLRVGPEIHLAHCPERVLPGKILKELIHNDRVIGGFDRASAEKAREVYAGFVEGELLLTDATTAEMVKILENTYRDVNIALANEVALLCERLGIDFWECAQLANRHPRVAVHHAGPGVGGHCISVDPWFLIEQFPDDAALIRLARQRNDSMPTHVLRGARRLLGSLQDPKIAVLGQAYKGNVDDIRESPAIHVVDLLKTEGLRYAIYDPHVKKGPHELSSIEECLHDADLVLVLTAHDEFKYLNPRQVLRQMRTALLFDTHNLLDHEDWVRAGFRVAVLGTGSDIRESA